One window from the genome of Nomascus leucogenys isolate Asia chromosome 12, Asia_NLE_v1, whole genome shotgun sequence encodes:
- the ISG20L2 gene encoding interferon-stimulated 20 kDa exonuclease-like 2: MSTLLLNLDFGEPPPKKALEGNAKHRNFVRKRRLLERRGFLSKKNQPPSKAPKLHSEPPKKGETLTVDGTWKTPSFPKKKKTAASSNGSGQPLDKKAAVSWLTPAPSKKADSVAAKVDLLGEFQSAFPKIDSHPTRSQKKSSQKKSSKKNRPQKNAPQNSTQAHSENKRSGASQKLPQKMVAIDCEMVGTGPKGHVSSLARCSIVNYNGDVLYDEYILPPCHIVDYRTRWSGIRKQHMVNATPFKIARGQILKILAGKIVVGHAIHNDFKALQYFHPKSLTRDTSHIPPLNRKADCPENATMSLKHLTKKLLNRDIQVGKSGHSSVEDAQATMELYKLVEVEWEEHLARNPPTD; the protein is encoded by the exons ATGTCTACTTTACTGCTCAATCTGGATTTTGGGGAACCTCCTCCCAAAAAGGCATTAGAAGGAAATGCCAAGCACCGAAATTTTGTCAGGAAGCGGAGGCTTTTAGAACGGAGAGGCTTTCTGAGTAAAAAGAACCAACCCCCTAGCAAGGCGCCTAAGTTGCACTCTGAGCCTCCAAAGAAAGGGGAAACTCTTACGGTGGATGGCACTTGGAAGACCCCTTCCTtcccaaaaaagaagaagacagcTGCCTCCAGCAATGGGTCAGGACAGCCCCTGGACAAGAAAGCTGCAGTGTCTTGGTTGACCCCTGCCCCTTCAAAAAAGGCTGATTCTGTTGCTGCTAAAGTAGATTTGCTGGGGGAGTTCCAGAGTGCCTTTCCAAAGATCGATAGCCACCCAACCCGCTCTCAGAAGAAGAGCTCCCAGAAGAAATCCTCTAAAAAGAACCGTCCTCAGAAGAATGCCCCACAGAACTCCACCCAAGCTCATTCAGAGAATAAACGCTCCGGAGCATCCCAGAAGTTGCCACAGAAGATGGTGGCAATTGACTGTGAGATGGTGGGCACAGGACCAAAGGGGCATGTTAGTTCCTTGGCTCGATGTAGCATTGTCAACTACAACGGAGATGTGCTTTATGACGAGTACATTCTTCCCCCCTGCCACATTGTGGACTACCGAACCAGGTGGAGTGGTATCCGGAAGCAGCACATGGTGAATGCCACACCCTTCAAGATTGCTCGAGGCCAG ATCTTGAAGATACTCGCAGGGAAGATAGTGGTGGGGCATGCCATCCACAACGACTTCAAAGCCCTTCAGTACTTTCACCCCAAGTCCCTCACCCGTGACACCTCCCATATCCCCCCCCTCAACCGGAAGGCTGACTGCCCGGAGAATGCCACCATGTCTCTGAAGCATCTCACCAAGAAACTGCTAAACCGGGATATCCAG GTTGGGAAGAGCGGACATTCCTCTGTGGAAGATGCCCAGGCCACCATGGAGCTGTACAAGTTGGTTGAAGTCGAGTGGGAAGAGCACCTAGCCCGGAATCCCCCTACAGACTAG